DNA from Gadus chalcogrammus isolate NIFS_2021 chromosome 11, NIFS_Gcha_1.0, whole genome shotgun sequence:
TGACTGTTGGTCTGCAGGTGCTGGGTGCACCGGAGTTCCGTCAGCTGGTGTGGCACGTCCTCATGGGGAACCAGGTCATATGGAGAGGAGCCGACCCCGGGCTCATCCAGTCGGCCTTCACGGTGCTGAAGGTAGCGTCCACCCTCTTCCTCTGGGGTTCATTTTAAATGATAGTCCTACTGCCATGCTGTTCTGAATGATTTGCTTTGTGTCTTTTGTGGGAACTAACATTATTATGGTTTCAGGCCCTGCTTCCAGTGGGCTGCGTGCGCTTGATACCATACAGTGCTCAGTACGAGGAGGCCTACAGATGCAACTTCCTGGGCCTCAGCCCAGATGTGACCATCCCTGCCCATGTGAGCTCTTCAGGTCTGAAGGGCTTGTTGATCTTGGATGAATCCCCCACCACCTTGTGTTGTTGTCTCCTTCTAACAGTGCCTGGTTAAACATTTATTCCTATGTTCCCTCCTCAGAGTTTTCAGTGTTGGTAGACGTTGCCAACACAGTGAAAAGCTGCCAGTACTCCGCTGTCAGTGAAGATGACATCGCCTCCATGTACCAGTTCATCAACAGCAGCGCCAACGTACAGCCCACGGACAAAGGCATGACGTTCAGAACACGCACTGTTAACCATTCTGCTCTagaatcagagagagaaaaaacttTTGGCGCCTGGTGGAAGTGTAGGAACTCTTCATGCCACTGGCTCCCCCATGAAGAAAGAAATTGTGACATCATTAAACCTTGCGCAATTAAACTGTTTTACTGCAGCCGTTACTCTGTTCAAAGTACTAACAAAACATGTGGATCTAAGGAATGTCACCAAACCAATCAAACCCAatggcctttttttttattctctaaATCTATTCGCTCTGTGTAAAAGAATGCAAAAGTGGTGGGAACAGGGAGTTTCATCCTGCAGATCTAaccctgggagagggagagagggagggggagttaACTGGCTATCATGACCATGTGCCATCTTCCAGGTCCCACGTTACTGAATAAGCTGGAGGTGGCCCTTTCCAACGAGAACCTGTCCGTAGAGGTGGTGTCTCACTGCCTGCTGTGTCTGAAGGAGGAGTGGATGAAGTGAGTCGATATGGTCTTTGTGTCCTACATAGAAGTGGTGTAAGcaaacaaaatgtattcaaGTATTTTTGAATGAATAATTAATAGAAGACTTCTCTtgtctctatccctccccctctcgttCCTCTTTCTAGTAAGGTCAAAGTGCTCTTTAAGTTCTCCAAGGTGGACGGGCGGGGCAGGGAGGACACCCAGAAGGTGCTGGCCGTGCTGGGGGCTACTGGGCCCGGGGAGGACGACAACGTCAGGCTGCTCAAGTTCTGGATGACTGGCCTCAGCAAGACCTACAAGAGCCACTTGATGACAGCTGTGAGGGGGGTGGAGCGGAGCCCCAGCCAATGACGGTCAGGAAGAGTTGGTTGCGGTTAGTGGGAATAATATATCGGGACAGCTATTGGCAAAAAAGAGGAACTTGACTTAACTTGATGGGAAAAGTAGTTCCTTAGAAGGATGGAAAGGGAAGATGAAATGAGGAAATAGGACACATTGAGTGCAATATGAATGAAGACATATTTTTAACTAATCGATTATGTTAATTTGTAAAGACTGGGTTGTCTACTATATGTGCttctcttgtttgttttttgtttttttcattctgTCCGGAGAGATGTGTTCAGGGATGTGTTCGGGATTTTTAATGTCAGCAAATTCTATCTTTATGCATTTTTACATGTGCGtttatgtaaaatatatatatatatatgacatgtatatgtatatatatatagcatattTCATTTGTTATTAGAAATGGGGGTTGGTATTTGAAATCCATTGAAAGACAtttcttaaaaataaaactattttTAGGGTCCATCTAGTGACGTCTTGTGCTCCATCTTGTGGTGAACTCTCACAGAAGGACACTCAAAGTAGTGAACGAGAGACAGTTACCAAATTGCCACCCACTCAAATATTTTACAACGAATTGGGCCAAGAAAACCTCTAGTGGTGTAAGAGAACACTTGTAGATTGTCTGGCATCCAAATGATTGCACAACAAGACCTTAGCCCAAAGTGTTGCAGTGCGTGAGCCGGGCCGGACTCATAGTGGTCCACTAACCAGCCGCATACTGCTTTTGTCTGCATCCTTTAGTTCTGCTGAAGTTTGCAGAGGGAAgacaataaaatgtaaacacatATGGTTGGGATTATATTCGGAACCTAAACCTTTTTTTATTACGACCATAGCTGACTATGAATGAATAGAATTGTAATTGCATTTATGATGTCATTATAGTTAAGTACTGCCTCTATTTTACTAAACTGTGGACACATACAATATTATATATGTTTTTGCTTACATTGCTCTTTACAaattaaacatatatttatatatatattaataaaatattttttctctttttcctttttgctAACTAAAAAATACGGTGGGCTGCGGTagcatacaaaaacacaatacTTTATCATCCAGTAATGAGGAACATGTTTCCTATGACAATATTACAAGCCCTTATACAAACACTAGGTGTGGGTAGACTTTTGATTTAATAAGCGGGCTTGTTTTCATAGGACTGGCCCTGCAGGTTTAACTAAGGCCGGCCTTCTTCCTCACTTATCGGTTTCCACTTCATCTGTATCGCTCTGTGATAACTGAGAGCACCCAGGGTTCACTGTGTTCATCTAGGGGCACATCCCAACTGACCCTCTGAAGCAACTTCATGGTTAAAATGTTACATATGAAACAAAGGCGGATGATTGACGTTGTGTTAAAAGACATGACATGTAGGTGAAGAGGTTGTCCACGGTTCATGCCTCTTGGAAAACGAGAAGGATGTCTGTTTAATGAGGTTGTTGCTCTCTAGCTGGCTTTCTCTCAAACGGTCCCTTTGGAAACAGCTCTTTGGCCTCGCTTCAAGAAAAGAAGCACATTGCAGAGCAACAACTGTTCTTGCAAACAAAGCATTTGGTTTTTCCTTACCCAATAGTTGCTAACCCAGTTTGTTGCATACACCATTTAACATGGCCATGCAAAGCGGGGCAAGCCATGACAAGGAAGCACGCTATTTGTGTTAGATTAGTGCTGTCACCAAATCCCTGCTCCCTCAGGTCTCTGCATCTATCCAGAACTCCACAAACAGATTCCCGCACTGCTCGTTCACATGCAGAATTTGTTGTTGGTGTTGCTGGCATTCACCTGAAGACAGGGATCATGGTGAGTCCCTGCGAGTGATGCCTTGTCATGCAGGATGTCTGTCCTGCAGGGAGAGGACCGGAGAACAAGCAGAGGcacggggtggggtggggtggggaggtggggagggaggaaaaGTGAAAAACATACGCTCCAACGGCATGACTAAGCCTGCAGACACCCACTTTGGGGTGCGGGCCGAATGAgagcctggaggagggggaggggctaggtCAGTCAATCACGGGGGAACATGTGTGGGAGGGGCCAGGACTTAAAGAGAGCAGGCGAACACTTTCACTTTGAGTCTCGCCTCTCTCTGTgagtgtgcgcacacacgccgtgcctggagagaaggagagagaagagcaggCCCGTGTCTCGCTCTGTCCAATTGACCATCttcgaaggagagagagggagagagagaagtgactCAGAACAATACTGAGCGAGAATGAGCGAGGGGCAGGGATCCTTCAGAACAAGCTTGGGGAATTAAAGACTGGAGCCAGTCTGGCATCAGTGGGAAAATCCAAAGTGAGAGGGAAGGATATTACGTGAGAGGATAAATACGTCAATATTTGGAAAGTACCAGGGGAACGGAaaatactctttttttttttttattcatgaagaAATACAGAAGATTGCCCATATCGACACCAAGAGACCACAAACAGGAAACTATCACAGGGTGACACTTAAAAACGGCTCTGCAGACTGACTGCGTTAAGCAGGAGAAATGGAGAAGCGTCCTTTCTCAGAAAGATAAAAGGATGTCACTGCCAGGTAAGAAACAAAACTTAAAAGACTCACTTAAAAGAGCCTTTTCAGCTGTTTAAATTAATGATTGTTGCATGGCTTCTTATCTAATTAATCAGTGAGTGAAATGACGCAGGTTCTCATTTCTGCTTTCCATCTTGACTCTTGGTGTATTTTATGGCATTGGACTTTGAAAAATCAGTATCAGTATCTGTATCTTTTTGTCCAGAATGTTATTAGAGAGCAAATGCCATTCTGTCTTTTGTAAAGTGGAATGCGTCAAGCATGTGAAGTAAACCACAAACAGTTTCCATTCATGTctaattatctctctctctatctctctatctctatctctatctctctctctctctctctctctctctctctctctctctctctctctctctctctctctctctctctctctctctctacctttctacctttctctacctttctctctctctctacctttctctctacctctaatatatatatttttccagTTTTGCTGTTACTATCATTTTTGACTGTCCAGTGTGGTGGATGTGACTTTGATTGGGAGAcagtcaaaaaccttcaaagaACAATTGAAGCTAAGCCTACAGATTTCGTAAGTATAACTTTCTTAGTTGTATTCTAAAGCATCCTTCCACAAACTATATACCTTTCATTTGAGTATGAGGGTAAAGACTAATAATGAAAGTGAGCGAGTTCACAAGGACACATAAGGTCAATGTGCTTTGGTTTCACTTCTCCACCATAACAGACGTTTCAGATAAGTTATCAAACAGTTCTCACTGTACTGTTTAAAATTCATTAACACTCCCAATGGTTTTCTTTCCAGCGGAAAGCATTTCCTAAAGATTACTATGTGAAGCACCACTATAGAAGCAGCATGCTTTGCGATAGAGAGCCGGTGAGTCATAAATCTTTTTGCTCTTGCTGTTAAGCTCCCGTAACTCAAACATGCCTTGTTGTTTATGGAGGTTTTAGGGTGTCTCGATTTGAGCCATAGTTGACTTCATGTTGTCCCGTGGCTTTATTATGTCTTCCAGTGTAGTGTGTTCCCTGCTGCTGTCTTCCTGCTCAACTCCTGGACAGGGCTGCTTCCCAACCTCTGGGATGAGCACGTCAATTACCTATTGATTTCCGAACTCAAGCGGTCACTGGATGCTATTATACAGAAAAATAAACATGCAGAGGTAAGAATGGTATTTACATCTTATACCACAtgcagggccgttgcaccaaaccctgggcccctatacacgaggtactgatgggccccccccccccccctcgattgttgacgggggggggggtagaacgattgttgacggggggggggggggggagacgaagcCATGTGAgactcctaacactatgggctggtggataattcgaatttcttttctttctttttttgccatgggccccccctctgccttggccccccccacaactgcctcactttcccccgcagtccgtcggccctgaaCACATGTGCATATCTCTTTAGACCCAGCAGTGCTAAATGCTGACGACCCCATATCTATGGTTTAGCATGGCCTTACATGGTGTTTTAACGGCCACCAGTGATACCAGTGAATAACCTCTGTTCCAAAAAGGACATTGATACAATttcatctctctttctgtctctccctctcttgctctctctgtttctctgattctctctttctctgtttctcctaCATTCAGAGATTAGAAGAAGAGACCGAGATCTCATCGTTTCCGTCCATCTTGTCCTCTCCAGAGCAGCTTCTGAACTTCACGTCAGAGCTGTTTTCCTGTTGGATCAAGGTGGGATGCCGTGAGTCCATTAAGACGTGTGTGCCCCCCACCTTGGCCCCCATtctggtggagagggtggagcaCCCCCCGCTGAGAGCGAGACTATTGACAACCAAAGCTGTGAGCCTGGAAGAGGAAGGACCCTGGGAGAAGATGTTGGACATTACTCAACAACCTCACAATAGCAGCCCTTTGCTATCACAGACTCTGGCTTTTGTCTGGAGCCTCTTTATCTTTGGACTGCTCTGGGGATGGTTGCCATAGGAACGCTGACCCTTTTACCCCAATGTACATGAAATGCTAAATAATTGGCTGGTCTTGATGGTACGAAGTGTGTGGAACGATGCAGTTAAGGGTCACTTACATCCAGAGAGACGCACAGGTTGCATCAGGAAGTTGTGTTGGATAGCTGAGTGTGCTACACAACTGGGCTCTATTCCAGTTATGTACAATTGTAATCAGTGATTGATGGTTTTTAACATTAACTTGCCACTCCACATAAGCCATTTCCCTTTCTTGTGAAATGTTTACAAAGGAAGTCTAAAGTCTTGATAGTAATATTTTAGCGTTTGAATGTATACTTTTGTACATATTGTAAATTGAAATATAAACATTCAGTAAAGCTGAATCATTGACGGGGGGAAAACTGTCTTTTTGTGTGCATATCTAGCAACTTAAAAACGATGGTGTGGTTTTGTCTAGGAAATAACTCTTTCAATAGAGATGGAAGGTTTGAGAGCGGCAGGACAGTATTTGCACAAGCTGCAGAGTCACTGCAATAATTGTGTGTAGCAGTGTTTGGTAACGGTTGCACAACACTGTATTAATAGCTGAAAAAACATCCATTTGTGTAAAACGGTCTTGACTTAACAGGATGCAGATGGTATAGGAATGTACTTTGGAAAGAACACTGTTGTAAACTCAAAGTGAGCTTATTCCACGACATGACACTCAAATACCTGAAATGTTACATCCATGAAGATTTGGGGCCCAGAATTTGGTTTTTATTGACCCTCCCTTATGTGTGCATCATAAACCTCACTGATTGCCAAgccatttattaatatattcaaGCCCTGCATTTCCATTCACTTATACAATAAAACATTGTTGCTTGCAAAAATATTACAGTTAAATGTGTAGTAACATGGTAAACCAGAATATAGctatatcttattttattttatgaacaGTTCATCTGTGATGGaggttattttctattttaataaacTATTTGGAATGTATATATGACATGGAATGTAAGAAAATTTTGTCCAGCTCATGGATGAGTAATGAGAACGGTCCAGCTGCAATTAACACCCTCTGTAACTTCATTATTCACCTatatgttttgttatttttctagTATTTATTTGTGCCTTTTTGTGCCTTGTGTTTCTAAACGCTTCTATCATGCAACAAATGTGTACACTGATGGATCCTATGTAACATTTCTTTATTAAAATTCAAtggaagataaaaaaaaaaaagacgagcCTGACCGTTATTACTTTACAGTGACGGTTTGTGACAGGATGCAACAGTTGGTTTTTCTCAGTTTCCCCACAATTTCAGAAAAAAGGTCTTATATTACTTTTCTAGGGGATCTTTCAAAGTTTCGGAAATTCCAGTCGATGACGTCTCCTCCCATCCCGACTCGTCTATCAATGTTTCTTTTGTTTCTTGCTGGACCACCATAAGTGGTATTGATCGTTTGGAGCTATTGTAATATAGGTCACGTTTATACAATGACACGAGTAGGCTTGTGTCAAACATGCGTAATAAATATTCCAGACAACCGAGTTGGATGGGACTAGCGCCAAAAGAACCATCTGAATTCCCGTAAATGGGGGGCAGGGACTGGGAGACGCGCGCAGGGCGTTCTGGGTCCATGAGGGCGACGCGCCTCGGGACCATGGCTCGGGACGGAgacgcggaggaggaggggcgttACCTTTAAAccacgtgctgctgctgctggttcaACCGGAAGTAATCAAACCGGCTACACCAACATGTCTGCGCCCGGGGAAGACACGTTTGGTAATGAAGATGGAGAAATTGACGAAATGGATGAAGTTGAGTGCGAGGAAAGTGAGATGGGAGAAGAAGGAATGgacggagaaggagagggtCAGGTTTACGTGCCCGGtgtccagccactgcagccggGAGAGGAACTGGAGATGGACCGTTCGGCCTACCGCATGTACCACGAATGCCAGACAGGCAAGATGACACGAACAACATCAGAAGTGTATTCAGTATTATGAGCTTGTTATATATGTCAAAGGAGCCTCATTAGACATGTCGTTAGCCACCTTCTGACTCGCGACAATAATCTTTCCATGAAGAGCTATCTTGGATCTGATTGCAAAGCGATAACTTTGGCCACCCTTCTCCTCTTTTTCATAGGTTCTCCCTGCTTGAGCTTTGACGTACTGCAAGATGGAGATGGGGAATCCAGAGACCAGTACCCCCTGTCTATGCTGCTCTGTGCAGGGACCCAGGCGAGCACTGCCCTTAGCAATAGGTGGGTGTAGAATAGATACATGTCCAGTATTCAATGTCATGAAAAGTATATACCCCTTGGTAGTGGCATATACTCTGCCACCAAGTAAACAAGAAAACATTAACTACTCGGATGTCTTAACATGTAATCTATTCTGTCAGAGTTGCGAATGGATTTGTCAATAGTTAACAAGACCCTGGCCCCTTACCGAAACTAAAGTGCATCTGTTTACAGTACTTTTTTGACAGCCCGAATATATTTGTAAGGGGATTTTTTGAAGCTATCAGCATACAGCAACTGAATGCCAATTTGCAACGTGATACCCTAAAAGGATTGATTATATTTATCTGATTATGCTGTTATATACTCAAACAATAACTTAACATTTAAGATGTGTTCATACTATTTGCAACACAATCAATTGCTAACTTAAAAAGTTAGTTGTTTGGTACAAAACTGTCAGTTAAGAGTTTGCCCGCCATGTTGTATTGTTCGACTGGTCAGCTGCATTTGTCTTAATTAATCATATAAATGCTGTTTCAAAAACGTATCAGGTTGGTTTTAATAAGCATAACTACTGTTATCCTCTCACAGGCTCCTGATTATGCGCATGCATAACCTTCACGGTACAGAGAAGGAGGGTGAGAGTAGCGATgaagagagtgaggaggaggatgaagaggaggatgaagataaGAAGCCACAGATGGAGTTGGGATTGATGTCTCACTACGGTGGCACCAACAGAGTCAGAGTAAGTTGCctgctttattttttgtatgttaTATCATATGAATGATAATTTTCTTGCCCTTATATTCTTATGTTCAATCAGAACTATCTATTAAGGTGGCAATAGACTCATGGCTAATGTATACTGTTTATTGGAGAGAAAACTAAAAATTGTTTTCGCCTCCACTCTACATGTATCAAAGCGTGAGTAAATTATTCTGTCAAACGAATGGTTTGTTTAATGTACATAGAAATGTTGGGCAATCGAATAGGATGAATGGGGAATGGACAGGCCTAATCTAGTGTTTCAAACATCATTAGCTGGTGTTCAAACCACACAGAACTATTTAGACCCTTGGATACTTGGGATATCCTTACATGGCCATTAAGCAGCAGTGTGAGCTGCCTCTCAAATTCAACTtaactacatttacatttagggcatttagcagacgcttttatccaaagcgacttacaataagtgcatttgtcataagaagtgcaacaatatatcgctgtcggtacagtaaggatgttcatagaaccaagtacaAGTAAatcaatcgctaggctaaccaatgaACTACTTGGTGTCTAGTTTTGTATGAAAAGAAGCATTTCAATTTTTAACAGATGAAGACCTGTACCCCTGCCATGGCCTTCCTTTTTAACCTGTTATCTTGTCTCATTGTgcttgaggggggggagaattAGTTTTACTGACATGAATGGACTTTGATAATGTTTTCAAATGGAGAATAAGATTATTTTCCTTCAGG
Protein-coding regions in this window:
- the zgc:174888 gene encoding uncharacterized protein zgc:174888; the protein is MSLPVLLLLSFLTVQCGGCDFDWETVKNLQRTIEAKPTDFRKAFPKDYYVKHHYRSSMLCDREPCSVFPAAVFLLNSWTGLLPNLWDEHVNYLLISELKRSLDAIIQKNKHAERLEEETEISSFPSILSSPEQLLNFTSELFSCWIKVGCRESIKTCVPPTLAPILVERVEHPPLRARLLTTKAVSLEEEGPWEKMLDITQQPHNSSPLLSQTLAFVWSLFIFGLLWGWLP